Proteins encoded by one window of Nasonia vitripennis strain AsymCx chromosome 5, Nvit_psr_1.1, whole genome shotgun sequence:
- the LOC100123683 gene encoding phosphatidylinositide phosphatase SAC2 isoform X3, whose translation MELFRSDTHFIFVKESHSLWWDKQTGEFSAKSDWEWASANDLECLGLFYGIVGKIEQANVLETRLMLVKEIASAGELQGGHVVYKIKSVAFLHLGSENFDIGLLPCAKHQHGFRKKPTGGGLFDTQKAGFAKTWGTIKSATNTIKNTTQQAAALATSQVKSTVTKRTGVKDKEKFERRILEELNKIFTETDSFFFCRTRDITNSLQRLCGKDQENQNLPMWQTIDDRFFWNKFMLQDIINLNTAKADCWILPIIQGYVQIEKCQVEVGFDGQPIHEIFNLAIISRRSRFRAGTRYKRRGVDEDGKCANYVETEQLVWYHDHQVSFVQVRGSVPVYWSQPGYKYKPPPRIDRDEAETQVAFEKHFTEELDCYGPICIVNLVEQSGRESVICEAYSNHVLNYNHPDITYTTFDFHEYCRGMHFENVSLLVSALTPVLAEMGYCWHDKQGPICMQKGVFRVNCIDCLDRTNVVQTALGKAVMEIQFSKLGLIPPDGTLPTNLRQTFQLLWANNGDIISKQYAGTNALKGDYTRTGERKFTGLMKDGMNSANRYYLNRFKDVYRQATIDMMLGNNVGEEVFQEKTEEEDNAATAVHVKLLIEDCKKLLIPNPEFILNSWGLIDADPVTGDPTETEMDSILILTHDSYYVADYDDQIDKVTNYQRVLLSDIVLIECGQPENTVSLFKNKNHYCIRIHYKVAGDCGYFHMFRSTNLRFFNNMAIVIKTEEETIESLKAIAEAISVAMEIAGMEKVPIAMNVTLDKRKSKLVNVKGHAGLLDIASFPALTRNVSETQLNALKSAGTKALSNMTEQFSKLNKFSHSLAAKRPIELAKSIGRKSEIVDGIKPTFTLGKHELSGKMHQSSSSDGSSTGGSDENIDLIPIQTERPKDFHHDKNLMEAYTPTIGIIMGVQNNEVDEVGKEAEGPSDAADGSLDVNGSNYQQAAFNMKQNCSDSSSQRNLATTPEITIQGVGESFGTASHDKAVPPTSLNLPKNISHSSGEVDNQTAPDDAGSPSGSTLQTDNGSKSQKRSTSEQDLTLTISSSKSESALKNMKSNIVNATSPVSATAKDILSPFSKFAKGVQTLGANLDPRKLKSAGQVGPGGIPRTLSDHHLEERQKLLERWGKCRSRLIAL comes from the exons ACTGGGAATGGGCGAGTGCAAATGACTTGGAGTGCCTTGGCTTATTCTACGGAATCGTTGGGAAGATTGAACAGGCCAATGTGTTGGAGACTCGTTTGATGCTGGTGAAGGAAATTGCATCAGCTGGAGAACTGCAAGGTGGACACGTAGTTTACAAAATCAAGTCAGTAGCTTTCCTACACCTGGGCTCGGAAAACTTTGACATAGGCTTGTTGCCCTGTGCTAAACACCAGCATGGATTCAGAAAGAAACCTACCGGTGGTGGTCTGTTCGATACACAGAAAGCGGGTTTTGCAAAGACTTGGGGTACCATCAAAAGTGCTACCAATACCATCAAAAATACAACTCAGCAAGCAGCTGCACTTGCCACCTCTCAGGTCAAGTCGACTGTCACAAAAAGAACAGGTGTCAAGGATAAGGAAAAATTCGAGAGGCGAATACTGGAGGAattgaacaaaatttttacagaGACAGATTCATTCTTCTTCTGTAGAACCAGAGATATAACAAATAGTTTACAGAGGCTATGTGGCAAGGACCAGGAGAACCAGAATTTACCTATGTGGCAAACGATTGACGATAGGTTCTTTTGGAATAAGTTCATGCTGCAAGATATCATTAATTTAAAT ACAGCGAAAGCAGATTGTTGGATATTGCCCATTATACAGGGATATGTACAGATAGAAAAATGTCAAGTAGAGGTAGGCTTTGATGGACAGCCAATTCACGAGATTTTCAATCTAGCTATCATATCAAGAAGAAGTAGGTTTCGCGCAGGAACTAG GTATAAACGCCGAGGTGTGGACGAAGATGGAAAGTGCGCTAATTATGTTGAGACAGAGCAATTAGTTTGGTACCACGATCATCAAGTGTCTTTTGTTCAAGTTAGAGGAAGTGTGCCAGTTTACTGGTCCCAACCTGGATACAAATACAAGCCACCACCCCGAATAGATAGAG ACGAAGCAGAAACGCAAGTGGCATTTGAAAAGCATTTCACGGAAGAGCTCGATTGCTATGGACCGATATGCATTGTAAATCTTGTGGAACAAAGCGGCCGAGAAAGTGTAATTTGCGAAGCTTACAGTAATCACGTCTTGAACTACAATCATCCAGACATCACCTACACTACCTTCGATTTTCACGAATACTG TCGAGGGATGCATTTCGAGAACGTATCTCTGCTCGTCTCGGCGCTCACACCCGTTCTAGCGGAAATGGGATACTGCTGGCACGACAAGCAGGGTCCGATTTGCATGCAGAAAGGTGTGTTCCGAGTGAACTGTATCGACTGTCTCGATAGAACCAACGTTGTGCAGACGGCTCTCGGCAAAGCTGTTATGGAAATTCAGTTTTCCAAACTTGGTCTCATACCACCCGATGGGACTTTACCCACCAATCTTCGTCAAACGTTTCAATTGCTTTGGGCCAATAATGGCGACATTATCAGTAAGCAGTACGCCGGAACAAACGCCTTAAAG GGTGACTACACGAGAACTGGAGAAAGAAAGTTCACTGGTCTGATGAAAGACGGAATGAATTCCGCCAACAG GTATTACTTGAATCGGTTTAAGGACGTCTATCGACAAGCTACGATTGACATGATGTTAGGTAATAACGTCGGCGAAGAGGTATTCCAAGAAAAAACAGAAGAGGAGGACAATGCCGCCACAGCAGTTCACGTTAAATTGCTTATCGAAgactgtaaaaaattgttgattCCCAATCCGGAATTCATCCTCAATAGCTGGGGATTGATAGATGCCGATCCTGT GACGGGCGATCCCACTGAAACAGAGATGGATAGTATATTGATTTTGACGCATGATAGTTATTACGTTGCCGATTACGATGACCAAATTGACAAAGTGACGAATTACCAAAGAGTATTGCTTTCAGACATTGTTTTGATAGAATGCGGCCAACCAGAGAATACAGTTTCGTTATTCAAGAATAAGAATCACTATTGCATAAGGATACACTATAAAGTGGCTGGTGACTGCGGATATTTCCACATGTTCCGCAGCACGAATTTGCGGTTCTTCAACAACATGGCGATTGTGATAAAAACTGAAGAAGAAACTATAG AATCCTTGAAAGCGATAGCCGAAGCTATTTCCGTGGCGATGGAAATCGCAGGCATGGAAAAGGTGCCAATAGCTATGAACGTGACTCTTGATAAACGAAAGAGTAAATTAGTCAACGTAAAAGGACACGCTGGTCTCTTGGATATCGCGTCATTCCCTGCACTTACGAGAAATGTTTCCGAGACCCAATTGAATGCTCTCAAGAGTGCTG GTACGAAAGCGTTGAGCAACATGACCGAGCAGTTCAGTAAGCTAAATAAGTTCAGTCATAGTCTAGCGGCCAAACGACCTATAGAACTGGCCAAGAGCATAGGTAGAAAATCAGAGATAGTCGACGGAATCAAGCCAACCTTTACTCTCGGCAAGCATGAACTATCCGGTAAAATGCACCAgtccagcagcagcgacggcagCAGTACAGGAGGTAGCGATGAGAATATCGATTTGATACCCATACAGACGGAGAGGCCAAAGGATTTCCATCACGACAAGAATTTGATGGAGGCTTATACTCCCACTATCGGTATCATAATGGGTGTACAGAACAACGAGGTCGACGAAGTGGGAAAGGAAGCAGAGGGTCCTTCGGACGCTGCTGACGGTAGTTTGGATGTCAATGGATCGaattatcag CAGGCTGCGTTTAACATGAAGCAGAATTGTTCGGATTCATCGTCGCAGAGAAATCTCGCAACGACACCCGAGATTACAATTCAAGGTGTCGGGGAAAGTTTCGGTACTGCATCACATGACAAGGCTGTTCCTCCGACGTCTTTGAATTTACCTAAAAACATTAGTCATTCATCGGGTGAAGTGGATAACCAAACAGCGCCAGATGATGCAGGCTCTCCGTCG GGTAGTACTTTACAAACCGATAATGGCAGTAAAAGTCAGAAACGGTCCACCTCTGAGCAGGACCTCACGCTTACAATTAGTTCATCTAAAAGCGAATCTGCCCTGAAAAACATGAAGTCAAATATTGTAAATGCCACTTCGCCCGTCAGCGCAACCGCCAAGGATATCCTCTCTCCCTTCTCCAAGTTTGCCAAGGGGGTGCAAACTTTAGGTGCTAATCTGGATCCACGAAAACTTAAATCGGCGGGTCAAGTAGGACCCGGGGGAATCCCTCGAACTCTGTCGGATCATCATCTGGAAGAGAGGCAAAAGCTTCTGGAAAGATGGGGGAAATGCAGGTCGAGATTGATAGCTCTGTAA